In Phragmites australis chromosome 16, lpPhrAust1.1, whole genome shotgun sequence, one DNA window encodes the following:
- the LOC133895499 gene encoding bifunctional nuclease 2-like isoform X7: protein MAMEGSIRCRPAMQAKLPAALISNSLTKSGQLGTALFGAMCKYRNTTRFISPISRPSVKNSSHICCSFSSSSDGNGYMAGNFSESDEDYVNSTVLEAVEVRSGSEGYIIKMRDGKNLRCVHANSQGRNIPESAPQPAIVLRIEDGSETLLPIIVLEMPSVLLMAAIRSVHIARPTIYQVVKEMIDKMGYEVKLVRVNKRIQEAYCAELYLTKKPPVLQIEDPTDSITFDLRPSDAINIAVRCKVPIQVHRSLAYSDGIRPVVPARTAVAAGLSEGLLFTELDRPDGQPCVEAQEFGLVRNMLIAAVEERYKDAALWKDKLMQLRSKRNNWA from the exons ATGGCGATGGAGGGATCAATTCGATGCCGTCCTGCGATGCAAGCAAAACTGCCGGCTGCGCTGATCAGCAACTCCCTGACCAAATCTGGGCAGCTTGGAACTGCATTATTTGGTGCCATGTGTAAATACAGGAACACTACTAGATTCATTTCTCCAATATCTCGCCCGTCCGTGAAGAATTCCAGTCATATTTGCTGTAGCTTCAGCTCATCTTCTGATGGTAATGGATACATGGCCGGAAACTTCAGTGAGAGTGATGAAGATTATGTCAATTCTACCGTGCTAGAAGCAG TTGAAGTGAGAAGTGGGTCAGAAGGATATATAATCAAGATGCGAGATGGGAAAAACTTGCGATGTGTGCATGCTAATTCTCAAGGGAGAAATATTCCAGAGAGTGCACCACAACCTGCTATTGTTTTGAGGATTGAAGATGGAAGTGAAACTTTACTTCCAATCATTGTTT TGGAGATGCCAAGCGTACTTCTGATGGCAGCTATTCGCAGTGTCCACATT GCACGACCTACCATATATCAAGTTGTCAAGGAAATGATTGATAAGATGGGTTATGAG GTAAAACTTGTTCGGGTAAACAAAAGAATTCAAGAAGCATACTGTGCCGAACTTTATCTAACAAAG AAACCACCTGTACTGCAGATTGAAGATCCTACAGACAGTATCACCTTCGATCTTCGACCTTCAGATGCTATTAACATTGCTGTTCGCTGCAAG GTTCCTATACAAGTCCATAGAAGTCTTGCATACAGTGATGGCATAAGACCAGTCGTGCCAGCAAGAACGGCGGTAGCAGCTGGCCTATCAGAGGGGTTGTTGTTTACAGAACTTGACAG ACCTGATGGACAGCCATGCGTCGAGGCTCAAGAGTTTGGATTAGTGCGGAACATGCTCATTGCAGCTGTTGAAGAGAGATACAAAGATGCAG CATTATGGAAGGATAAACTTATGCAGCTGAGGTCTAAGCGGAATAACTGGGCATGA
- the LOC133895499 gene encoding bifunctional nuclease 2-like isoform X6 has protein sequence MAMEGSIRCRPAMQAKLPAALISNSLTKSGQLGTALFGAMCKYRNTTRFISPISRPSVKNSSHICCSFSSSSDGNGYMAGNFSESDEDYVNSTVLEAVEVRSGSEGYIIKMRDGKNLRCVHANSQGRNIPESAPQPAIVLRIEDGSETLLPIIVLEMPSVLLMAAIRSVHIARPTIYQVVKEMIDKMGYEVKLVRVNKRIQEAYCAELYLTKKPPVLQIEDPTDSITFDLRPSDAINIAVRCKEQVPIQVHRSLAYSDGIRPVVPARTAVAAGLSEGLLFTELDRPDGQPCVEAQEFGLVRNMLIAAVEERYKDAALWKDKLMQLRSKRNNWA, from the exons ATGGCGATGGAGGGATCAATTCGATGCCGTCCTGCGATGCAAGCAAAACTGCCGGCTGCGCTGATCAGCAACTCCCTGACCAAATCTGGGCAGCTTGGAACTGCATTATTTGGTGCCATGTGTAAATACAGGAACACTACTAGATTCATTTCTCCAATATCTCGCCCGTCCGTGAAGAATTCCAGTCATATTTGCTGTAGCTTCAGCTCATCTTCTGATGGTAATGGATACATGGCCGGAAACTTCAGTGAGAGTGATGAAGATTATGTCAATTCTACCGTGCTAGAAGCAG TTGAAGTGAGAAGTGGGTCAGAAGGATATATAATCAAGATGCGAGATGGGAAAAACTTGCGATGTGTGCATGCTAATTCTCAAGGGAGAAATATTCCAGAGAGTGCACCACAACCTGCTATTGTTTTGAGGATTGAAGATGGAAGTGAAACTTTACTTCCAATCATTGTTT TGGAGATGCCAAGCGTACTTCTGATGGCAGCTATTCGCAGTGTCCACATT GCACGACCTACCATATATCAAGTTGTCAAGGAAATGATTGATAAGATGGGTTATGAG GTAAAACTTGTTCGGGTAAACAAAAGAATTCAAGAAGCATACTGTGCCGAACTTTATCTAACAAAG AAACCACCTGTACTGCAGATTGAAGATCCTACAGACAGTATCACCTTCGATCTTCGACCTTCAGATGCTATTAACATTGCTGTTCGCTGCAAGG AACAGGTTCCTATACAAGTCCATAGAAGTCTTGCATACAGTGATGGCATAAGACCAGTCGTGCCAGCAAGAACGGCGGTAGCAGCTGGCCTATCAGAGGGGTTGTTGTTTACAGAACTTGACAG ACCTGATGGACAGCCATGCGTCGAGGCTCAAGAGTTTGGATTAGTGCGGAACATGCTCATTGCAGCTGTTGAAGAGAGATACAAAGATGCAG CATTATGGAAGGATAAACTTATGCAGCTGAGGTCTAAGCGGAATAACTGGGCATGA
- the LOC133895499 gene encoding bifunctional nuclease 2-like isoform X8, whose product MAMEGSIRCRPAMQAKLPAALISNSLTKSGQLGTALFGAMCKYRNTTRFISPISRPSVKNSSHICCSFSSSSDGNGYMAGNFSESDEDYVNSTVLEAVEVRSGSEGYIIKMRDGKNLRCVHANSQGRNIPESAPQPAIVLRIEDGSETLLPIIVLEMPSVLLMAAIRSVHIARPTIYQVVKEMIDKMGYEVKLVRVNKRIQEAYCAELYLTKIEDPTDSITFDLRPSDAINIAVRCKEQVPIQVHRSLAYSDGIRPVVPARTAVAAGLSEGLLFTELDRPDGQPCVEAQEFGLVRNMLIAAVEERYKDAALWKDKLMQLRSKRNNWA is encoded by the exons ATGGCGATGGAGGGATCAATTCGATGCCGTCCTGCGATGCAAGCAAAACTGCCGGCTGCGCTGATCAGCAACTCCCTGACCAAATCTGGGCAGCTTGGAACTGCATTATTTGGTGCCATGTGTAAATACAGGAACACTACTAGATTCATTTCTCCAATATCTCGCCCGTCCGTGAAGAATTCCAGTCATATTTGCTGTAGCTTCAGCTCATCTTCTGATGGTAATGGATACATGGCCGGAAACTTCAGTGAGAGTGATGAAGATTATGTCAATTCTACCGTGCTAGAAGCAG TTGAAGTGAGAAGTGGGTCAGAAGGATATATAATCAAGATGCGAGATGGGAAAAACTTGCGATGTGTGCATGCTAATTCTCAAGGGAGAAATATTCCAGAGAGTGCACCACAACCTGCTATTGTTTTGAGGATTGAAGATGGAAGTGAAACTTTACTTCCAATCATTGTTT TGGAGATGCCAAGCGTACTTCTGATGGCAGCTATTCGCAGTGTCCACATT GCACGACCTACCATATATCAAGTTGTCAAGGAAATGATTGATAAGATGGGTTATGAG GTAAAACTTGTTCGGGTAAACAAAAGAATTCAAGAAGCATACTGTGCCGAACTTTATCTAACAAAG ATTGAAGATCCTACAGACAGTATCACCTTCGATCTTCGACCTTCAGATGCTATTAACATTGCTGTTCGCTGCAAGG AACAGGTTCCTATACAAGTCCATAGAAGTCTTGCATACAGTGATGGCATAAGACCAGTCGTGCCAGCAAGAACGGCGGTAGCAGCTGGCCTATCAGAGGGGTTGTTGTTTACAGAACTTGACAG ACCTGATGGACAGCCATGCGTCGAGGCTCAAGAGTTTGGATTAGTGCGGAACATGCTCATTGCAGCTGTTGAAGAGAGATACAAAGATGCAG CATTATGGAAGGATAAACTTATGCAGCTGAGGTCTAAGCGGAATAACTGGGCATGA
- the LOC133895499 gene encoding bifunctional nuclease 2-like isoform X9 has translation MAMEGSIRCRPAMQAKLPAALISNSLTKSGQLGTALFGAMCKYRNTTRFISPISRPSVKNSSHICCSFSSSSDGNGYMAGNFSESDEDYVNSTVLEAVEVRSGSEGYIIKMRDGKNLRCVHANSQGRNIPESAPQPAIVLRIEDGSETLLPIIVLEMPSVLLMAAIRSVHIARPTIYQVVKEMIDKMGYEVKLVRVNKRIQEAYCAELYLTKIEDPTDSITFDLRPSDAINIAVRCKVPIQVHRSLAYSDGIRPVVPARTAVAAGLSEGLLFTELDRPDGQPCVEAQEFGLVRNMLIAAVEERYKDAALWKDKLMQLRSKRNNWA, from the exons ATGGCGATGGAGGGATCAATTCGATGCCGTCCTGCGATGCAAGCAAAACTGCCGGCTGCGCTGATCAGCAACTCCCTGACCAAATCTGGGCAGCTTGGAACTGCATTATTTGGTGCCATGTGTAAATACAGGAACACTACTAGATTCATTTCTCCAATATCTCGCCCGTCCGTGAAGAATTCCAGTCATATTTGCTGTAGCTTCAGCTCATCTTCTGATGGTAATGGATACATGGCCGGAAACTTCAGTGAGAGTGATGAAGATTATGTCAATTCTACCGTGCTAGAAGCAG TTGAAGTGAGAAGTGGGTCAGAAGGATATATAATCAAGATGCGAGATGGGAAAAACTTGCGATGTGTGCATGCTAATTCTCAAGGGAGAAATATTCCAGAGAGTGCACCACAACCTGCTATTGTTTTGAGGATTGAAGATGGAAGTGAAACTTTACTTCCAATCATTGTTT TGGAGATGCCAAGCGTACTTCTGATGGCAGCTATTCGCAGTGTCCACATT GCACGACCTACCATATATCAAGTTGTCAAGGAAATGATTGATAAGATGGGTTATGAG GTAAAACTTGTTCGGGTAAACAAAAGAATTCAAGAAGCATACTGTGCCGAACTTTATCTAACAAAG ATTGAAGATCCTACAGACAGTATCACCTTCGATCTTCGACCTTCAGATGCTATTAACATTGCTGTTCGCTGCAAG GTTCCTATACAAGTCCATAGAAGTCTTGCATACAGTGATGGCATAAGACCAGTCGTGCCAGCAAGAACGGCGGTAGCAGCTGGCCTATCAGAGGGGTTGTTGTTTACAGAACTTGACAG ACCTGATGGACAGCCATGCGTCGAGGCTCAAGAGTTTGGATTAGTGCGGAACATGCTCATTGCAGCTGTTGAAGAGAGATACAAAGATGCAG CATTATGGAAGGATAAACTTATGCAGCTGAGGTCTAAGCGGAATAACTGGGCATGA
- the LOC133895499 gene encoding bifunctional nuclease 2-like isoform X10: MPSCDASKTAGCADQQLPDQIWAAWNCIIWCHVFSSSSDGNGYMAGNFSESDEDYVNSTVLEAALLADEGNMFEVRSGSEGYIIKMRDGKNLRCVHANSQGRNIPESAPQPAIVLRIEDGSETLLPIIVLEMPSVLLMAAIRSVHIARPTIYQVVKEMIDKMGYEVKLVRVNKRIQEAYCAELYLTKKPPVLQIEDPTDSITFDLRPSDAINIAVRCKEQVPIQVHRSLAYSDGIRPVVPARTAVAAGLSEGLLFTELDRPDGQPCVEAQEFGLVRNMLIAAVEERYKDAALWKDKLMQLRSKRNNWA, from the exons ATGCCGTCCTGCGATGCAAGCAAAACTGCCGGCTGCGCTGATCAGCAACTCCCTGACCAAATCTGGGCAGCTTGGAACTGCATTATTTGGTGCCATGT CTTCAGCTCATCTTCTGATGGTAATGGATACATGGCCGGAAACTTCAGTGAGAGTGATGAAGATTATGTCAATTCTACCGTGCTAGAAGCAG CCTTACTAGCTGATGAAGGAAATATGT TTGAAGTGAGAAGTGGGTCAGAAGGATATATAATCAAGATGCGAGATGGGAAAAACTTGCGATGTGTGCATGCTAATTCTCAAGGGAGAAATATTCCAGAGAGTGCACCACAACCTGCTATTGTTTTGAGGATTGAAGATGGAAGTGAAACTTTACTTCCAATCATTGTTT TGGAGATGCCAAGCGTACTTCTGATGGCAGCTATTCGCAGTGTCCACATT GCACGACCTACCATATATCAAGTTGTCAAGGAAATGATTGATAAGATGGGTTATGAG GTAAAACTTGTTCGGGTAAACAAAAGAATTCAAGAAGCATACTGTGCCGAACTTTATCTAACAAAG AAACCACCTGTACTGCAGATTGAAGATCCTACAGACAGTATCACCTTCGATCTTCGACCTTCAGATGCTATTAACATTGCTGTTCGCTGCAAGG AACAGGTTCCTATACAAGTCCATAGAAGTCTTGCATACAGTGATGGCATAAGACCAGTCGTGCCAGCAAGAACGGCGGTAGCAGCTGGCCTATCAGAGGGGTTGTTGTTTACAGAACTTGACAG ACCTGATGGACAGCCATGCGTCGAGGCTCAAGAGTTTGGATTAGTGCGGAACATGCTCATTGCAGCTGTTGAAGAGAGATACAAAGATGCAG CATTATGGAAGGATAAACTTATGCAGCTGAGGTCTAAGCGGAATAACTGGGCATGA
- the LOC133895499 gene encoding bifunctional nuclease 2-like isoform X5: MAMEGSIRCRPAMQAKLPAALISNSLTKSGQLGTALFGAMCKYRNTTRFISPISRPSVKNSSHICCSFSSSSDGNGYMAGNFSESDEDYVNSTVLEAALLADEGNMFEVRSGSEGYIIKMRDGKNLRCVHANSQGRNIPESAPQPAIVLRIEDGSETLLPIIVLEMPSVLLMAAIRSVHIARPTIYQVVKEMIDKMGYEVKLVRVNKRIQEAYCAELYLTKIEDPTDSITFDLRPSDAINIAVRCKVPIQVHRSLAYSDGIRPVVPARTAVAAGLSEGLLFTELDRPDGQPCVEAQEFGLVRNMLIAAVEERYKDAALWKDKLMQLRSKRNNWA; encoded by the exons ATGGCGATGGAGGGATCAATTCGATGCCGTCCTGCGATGCAAGCAAAACTGCCGGCTGCGCTGATCAGCAACTCCCTGACCAAATCTGGGCAGCTTGGAACTGCATTATTTGGTGCCATGTGTAAATACAGGAACACTACTAGATTCATTTCTCCAATATCTCGCCCGTCCGTGAAGAATTCCAGTCATATTTGCTGTAGCTTCAGCTCATCTTCTGATGGTAATGGATACATGGCCGGAAACTTCAGTGAGAGTGATGAAGATTATGTCAATTCTACCGTGCTAGAAGCAG CCTTACTAGCTGATGAAGGAAATATGT TTGAAGTGAGAAGTGGGTCAGAAGGATATATAATCAAGATGCGAGATGGGAAAAACTTGCGATGTGTGCATGCTAATTCTCAAGGGAGAAATATTCCAGAGAGTGCACCACAACCTGCTATTGTTTTGAGGATTGAAGATGGAAGTGAAACTTTACTTCCAATCATTGTTT TGGAGATGCCAAGCGTACTTCTGATGGCAGCTATTCGCAGTGTCCACATT GCACGACCTACCATATATCAAGTTGTCAAGGAAATGATTGATAAGATGGGTTATGAG GTAAAACTTGTTCGGGTAAACAAAAGAATTCAAGAAGCATACTGTGCCGAACTTTATCTAACAAAG ATTGAAGATCCTACAGACAGTATCACCTTCGATCTTCGACCTTCAGATGCTATTAACATTGCTGTTCGCTGCAAG GTTCCTATACAAGTCCATAGAAGTCTTGCATACAGTGATGGCATAAGACCAGTCGTGCCAGCAAGAACGGCGGTAGCAGCTGGCCTATCAGAGGGGTTGTTGTTTACAGAACTTGACAG ACCTGATGGACAGCCATGCGTCGAGGCTCAAGAGTTTGGATTAGTGCGGAACATGCTCATTGCAGCTGTTGAAGAGAGATACAAAGATGCAG CATTATGGAAGGATAAACTTATGCAGCTGAGGTCTAAGCGGAATAACTGGGCATGA
- the LOC133895499 gene encoding bifunctional nuclease 2-like isoform X11 has protein sequence MPSCDASKTAGCADQQLPDQIWAAWNCIIWCHVFSSSSDGNGYMAGNFSESDEDYVNSTVLEAADEGNMFEVRSGSEGYIIKMRDGKNLRCVHANSQGRNIPESAPQPAIVLRIEDGSETLLPIIVLEMPSVLLMAAIRSVHIARPTIYQVVKEMIDKMGYEVKLVRVNKRIQEAYCAELYLTKKPPVLQIEDPTDSITFDLRPSDAINIAVRCKEQVPIQVHRSLAYSDGIRPVVPARTAVAAGLSEGLLFTELDRPDGQPCVEAQEFGLVRNMLIAAVEERYKDAALWKDKLMQLRSKRNNWA, from the exons ATGCCGTCCTGCGATGCAAGCAAAACTGCCGGCTGCGCTGATCAGCAACTCCCTGACCAAATCTGGGCAGCTTGGAACTGCATTATTTGGTGCCATGT CTTCAGCTCATCTTCTGATGGTAATGGATACATGGCCGGAAACTTCAGTGAGAGTGATGAAGATTATGTCAATTCTACCGTGCTAGAAGCAG CTGATGAAGGAAATATGT TTGAAGTGAGAAGTGGGTCAGAAGGATATATAATCAAGATGCGAGATGGGAAAAACTTGCGATGTGTGCATGCTAATTCTCAAGGGAGAAATATTCCAGAGAGTGCACCACAACCTGCTATTGTTTTGAGGATTGAAGATGGAAGTGAAACTTTACTTCCAATCATTGTTT TGGAGATGCCAAGCGTACTTCTGATGGCAGCTATTCGCAGTGTCCACATT GCACGACCTACCATATATCAAGTTGTCAAGGAAATGATTGATAAGATGGGTTATGAG GTAAAACTTGTTCGGGTAAACAAAAGAATTCAAGAAGCATACTGTGCCGAACTTTATCTAACAAAG AAACCACCTGTACTGCAGATTGAAGATCCTACAGACAGTATCACCTTCGATCTTCGACCTTCAGATGCTATTAACATTGCTGTTCGCTGCAAGG AACAGGTTCCTATACAAGTCCATAGAAGTCTTGCATACAGTGATGGCATAAGACCAGTCGTGCCAGCAAGAACGGCGGTAGCAGCTGGCCTATCAGAGGGGTTGTTGTTTACAGAACTTGACAG ACCTGATGGACAGCCATGCGTCGAGGCTCAAGAGTTTGGATTAGTGCGGAACATGCTCATTGCAGCTGTTGAAGAGAGATACAAAGATGCAG CATTATGGAAGGATAAACTTATGCAGCTGAGGTCTAAGCGGAATAACTGGGCATGA
- the LOC133895499 gene encoding bifunctional nuclease 2-like isoform X1: protein MAMEGSIRCRPAMQAKLPAALISNSLTKSGQLGTALFGAMCKYRNTTRFISPISRPSVKNSSHICCSFSSSSDGNGYMAGNFSESDEDYVNSTVLEAALLADEGNMFEVRSGSEGYIIKMRDGKNLRCVHANSQGRNIPESAPQPAIVLRIEDGSETLLPIIVLEMPSVLLMAAIRSVHIARPTIYQVVKEMIDKMGYEVKLVRVNKRIQEAYCAELYLTKKPPVLQIEDPTDSITFDLRPSDAINIAVRCKEQVPIQVHRSLAYSDGIRPVVPARTAVAAGLSEGLLFTELDRPDGQPCVEAQEFGLVRNMLIAAVEERYKDAALWKDKLMQLRSKRNNWA from the exons ATGGCGATGGAGGGATCAATTCGATGCCGTCCTGCGATGCAAGCAAAACTGCCGGCTGCGCTGATCAGCAACTCCCTGACCAAATCTGGGCAGCTTGGAACTGCATTATTTGGTGCCATGTGTAAATACAGGAACACTACTAGATTCATTTCTCCAATATCTCGCCCGTCCGTGAAGAATTCCAGTCATATTTGCTGTAGCTTCAGCTCATCTTCTGATGGTAATGGATACATGGCCGGAAACTTCAGTGAGAGTGATGAAGATTATGTCAATTCTACCGTGCTAGAAGCAG CCTTACTAGCTGATGAAGGAAATATGT TTGAAGTGAGAAGTGGGTCAGAAGGATATATAATCAAGATGCGAGATGGGAAAAACTTGCGATGTGTGCATGCTAATTCTCAAGGGAGAAATATTCCAGAGAGTGCACCACAACCTGCTATTGTTTTGAGGATTGAAGATGGAAGTGAAACTTTACTTCCAATCATTGTTT TGGAGATGCCAAGCGTACTTCTGATGGCAGCTATTCGCAGTGTCCACATT GCACGACCTACCATATATCAAGTTGTCAAGGAAATGATTGATAAGATGGGTTATGAG GTAAAACTTGTTCGGGTAAACAAAAGAATTCAAGAAGCATACTGTGCCGAACTTTATCTAACAAAG AAACCACCTGTACTGCAGATTGAAGATCCTACAGACAGTATCACCTTCGATCTTCGACCTTCAGATGCTATTAACATTGCTGTTCGCTGCAAGG AACAGGTTCCTATACAAGTCCATAGAAGTCTTGCATACAGTGATGGCATAAGACCAGTCGTGCCAGCAAGAACGGCGGTAGCAGCTGGCCTATCAGAGGGGTTGTTGTTTACAGAACTTGACAG ACCTGATGGACAGCCATGCGTCGAGGCTCAAGAGTTTGGATTAGTGCGGAACATGCTCATTGCAGCTGTTGAAGAGAGATACAAAGATGCAG CATTATGGAAGGATAAACTTATGCAGCTGAGGTCTAAGCGGAATAACTGGGCATGA
- the LOC133895499 gene encoding bifunctional nuclease 2-like isoform X3, giving the protein MAMEGSIRCRPAMQAKLPAALISNSLTKSGQLGTALFGAMCKYRNTTRFISPISRPSVKNSSHICCSFSSSSDGNGYMAGNFSESDEDYVNSTVLEAADEGNMFEVRSGSEGYIIKMRDGKNLRCVHANSQGRNIPESAPQPAIVLRIEDGSETLLPIIVLEMPSVLLMAAIRSVHIARPTIYQVVKEMIDKMGYEVKLVRVNKRIQEAYCAELYLTKKPPVLQIEDPTDSITFDLRPSDAINIAVRCKEQVPIQVHRSLAYSDGIRPVVPARTAVAAGLSEGLLFTELDRPDGQPCVEAQEFGLVRNMLIAAVEERYKDAALWKDKLMQLRSKRNNWA; this is encoded by the exons ATGGCGATGGAGGGATCAATTCGATGCCGTCCTGCGATGCAAGCAAAACTGCCGGCTGCGCTGATCAGCAACTCCCTGACCAAATCTGGGCAGCTTGGAACTGCATTATTTGGTGCCATGTGTAAATACAGGAACACTACTAGATTCATTTCTCCAATATCTCGCCCGTCCGTGAAGAATTCCAGTCATATTTGCTGTAGCTTCAGCTCATCTTCTGATGGTAATGGATACATGGCCGGAAACTTCAGTGAGAGTGATGAAGATTATGTCAATTCTACCGTGCTAGAAGCAG CTGATGAAGGAAATATGT TTGAAGTGAGAAGTGGGTCAGAAGGATATATAATCAAGATGCGAGATGGGAAAAACTTGCGATGTGTGCATGCTAATTCTCAAGGGAGAAATATTCCAGAGAGTGCACCACAACCTGCTATTGTTTTGAGGATTGAAGATGGAAGTGAAACTTTACTTCCAATCATTGTTT TGGAGATGCCAAGCGTACTTCTGATGGCAGCTATTCGCAGTGTCCACATT GCACGACCTACCATATATCAAGTTGTCAAGGAAATGATTGATAAGATGGGTTATGAG GTAAAACTTGTTCGGGTAAACAAAAGAATTCAAGAAGCATACTGTGCCGAACTTTATCTAACAAAG AAACCACCTGTACTGCAGATTGAAGATCCTACAGACAGTATCACCTTCGATCTTCGACCTTCAGATGCTATTAACATTGCTGTTCGCTGCAAGG AACAGGTTCCTATACAAGTCCATAGAAGTCTTGCATACAGTGATGGCATAAGACCAGTCGTGCCAGCAAGAACGGCGGTAGCAGCTGGCCTATCAGAGGGGTTGTTGTTTACAGAACTTGACAG ACCTGATGGACAGCCATGCGTCGAGGCTCAAGAGTTTGGATTAGTGCGGAACATGCTCATTGCAGCTGTTGAAGAGAGATACAAAGATGCAG CATTATGGAAGGATAAACTTATGCAGCTGAGGTCTAAGCGGAATAACTGGGCATGA
- the LOC133895499 gene encoding bifunctional nuclease 2-like isoform X12: protein MPSCDASKTAGCADQQLPDQIWAAWNCIIWCHVFSSSSDGNGYMAGNFSESDEDYVNSTVLEAVEVRSGSEGYIIKMRDGKNLRCVHANSQGRNIPESAPQPAIVLRIEDGSETLLPIIVLEMPSVLLMAAIRSVHIARPTIYQVVKEMIDKMGYEVKLVRVNKRIQEAYCAELYLTKKPPVLQIEDPTDSITFDLRPSDAINIAVRCKEQVPIQVHRSLAYSDGIRPVVPARTAVAAGLSEGLLFTELDRPDGQPCVEAQEFGLVRNMLIAAVEERYKDAALWKDKLMQLRSKRNNWA, encoded by the exons ATGCCGTCCTGCGATGCAAGCAAAACTGCCGGCTGCGCTGATCAGCAACTCCCTGACCAAATCTGGGCAGCTTGGAACTGCATTATTTGGTGCCATGT CTTCAGCTCATCTTCTGATGGTAATGGATACATGGCCGGAAACTTCAGTGAGAGTGATGAAGATTATGTCAATTCTACCGTGCTAGAAGCAG TTGAAGTGAGAAGTGGGTCAGAAGGATATATAATCAAGATGCGAGATGGGAAAAACTTGCGATGTGTGCATGCTAATTCTCAAGGGAGAAATATTCCAGAGAGTGCACCACAACCTGCTATTGTTTTGAGGATTGAAGATGGAAGTGAAACTTTACTTCCAATCATTGTTT TGGAGATGCCAAGCGTACTTCTGATGGCAGCTATTCGCAGTGTCCACATT GCACGACCTACCATATATCAAGTTGTCAAGGAAATGATTGATAAGATGGGTTATGAG GTAAAACTTGTTCGGGTAAACAAAAGAATTCAAGAAGCATACTGTGCCGAACTTTATCTAACAAAG AAACCACCTGTACTGCAGATTGAAGATCCTACAGACAGTATCACCTTCGATCTTCGACCTTCAGATGCTATTAACATTGCTGTTCGCTGCAAGG AACAGGTTCCTATACAAGTCCATAGAAGTCTTGCATACAGTGATGGCATAAGACCAGTCGTGCCAGCAAGAACGGCGGTAGCAGCTGGCCTATCAGAGGGGTTGTTGTTTACAGAACTTGACAG ACCTGATGGACAGCCATGCGTCGAGGCTCAAGAGTTTGGATTAGTGCGGAACATGCTCATTGCAGCTGTTGAAGAGAGATACAAAGATGCAG CATTATGGAAGGATAAACTTATGCAGCTGAGGTCTAAGCGGAATAACTGGGCATGA